A window from Acropora palmata chromosome 14, jaAcrPala1.3, whole genome shotgun sequence encodes these proteins:
- the LOC141865467 gene encoding dynein light chain Tctex-type 5-B-like, which translates to MMSVTNSTRKRSLTLTSLEPFLRKQKSERLRTTSINSLASGIASHDARQRSVTWHGTEEESLSCSRKFPPAEPGSPHDTADLEDFKDELETQEIIRRVIVEELDRFLSEVDYQGERCVAQCTEISQAVESRVKSITPEQTKVLSVVYIGEIRDQGIEITSQCLWDPDTDNFVSASFRSDTLFAVCTVFTVHF; encoded by the coding sequence ATGATGAGTGTCACAAATAGCACAAGGAAGCGTTCGCTGACACTGACATCTCTGGAGCCGTTTTTAAGGAAGCAGAAAAGCGAGCGACTTCGAACAACAAGCATTAATTCCCTCGCATCAGGTATTGCCAGCCATGACGCTCGACAGAGATCAGTGACATGGCATGGGACAGAGGAAGAATCGCTTAGTTGTTCACGTAAATTCCCTCCGGCTGAACCTGGCTCTCCTCACGACACTGCTGATTTAGAAGATTTCAAAGATGAACTTGAAACTCAAGAGATCATAAGGCGTGTTATAGTAGAGGAACTTGATAGATTTCTTTCTGAGGTTGACTATCAAGGTGAAAGATGTGTGGCTCAGTGTACAGAAATTAGCCAAGCAGTGGAGTCTAGAGTCAAGAGTATTACTCCTGAGCAAACTAAGGTATTGTCCGTCGTCTACATTGGAGAAATACGCGATCAAGGCATTGAAATAACCAGCCAGTGTTTGTGGGATCCGGACACAGACAACTTTGTTTCCGCTAGTTTCCGAAGCGATACTCTGTTTGCGGTCTGCACTGTTTTTACGGTTCACTTCTAA
- the LOC141865468 gene encoding dynein light chain Tctex-type protein 2B-like, giving the protein MMPASETSSRRSSMAFTEVQKTAVNLLDPLAGRQRTYSASSSKHSTQRKSVTMTNPRVAQDVQTLAPRLANTYKMQPDEDKRFKCKDVTDIIDHVLEERLKGLSYDPDKCRFLLPSIADEIKEKVKQLGFDRFKLVCLVTIGELHNQGVRVASRCLWNTETDRLATSSFCKNDLFASAVVFGIYKE; this is encoded by the coding sequence ATGATGCCGGCGAGTGAGACGTCTAGTCGAAGAAGCTCCATGGCATTTACTGAAGTTCAGAAAACAGCGGTGAATTTACTCGATCCTCTCGCAGGTAGACAGCGTACTTATTCAGCCAGCTCGTCCAAGCACTCAACTCAACGAAAATCCGTGACTATGACGAATCCAAGAGTTGCACAGGACGTGCAGACTTTGGCACCGCGACTAGCGAACACGTACAAGATGCAACCTGACGAAGACAAGCGATTCAAATGCAAGGACGTAACCGATATTATAGACCATGTGTTGGAAGAGCGACTAAAGGGATTGTCCTACGATCCGGACAAATGCAGATTTTTACTGCCAAGTATAGCAGACGAAATCAAAGAGAAGGTCAAACAATTAGGATTTGATAGATTTAAACTTGTGTGTCTCGTGACAATCGGAGAACTACACAACCAAGGAGTTCGAGTGGCCAGCCGGTGTCTTTGGAACACTGAGACGGATCGCCTGGCAACGTCTTCGTTTTGTAAGAATGATCTATTTGCATCAGCAGTCGTGTTTGGCATTTATAAAGAGTAg
- the LOC141865466 gene encoding dynein light chain Tctex-type-like gives MESEISAKTVIQDIEGLTLAKNTAARRRRVSLFEAKEHMKGKDEDRGIAVMTHADYPLRSRSRSLPVRVEKVRFPSGFLMDRIHKVIQEVLETKLNGKKYETSECAILTKQIVNIIRDKISALDLKKYKLVCTCLITKRMKNALSIQSGCAWDESVTASDEDGFAEYIYKSDELIAVASVYGIHAEKRLEREKYNKAIKGLIHTPIPE, from the coding sequence ATGGAGTCCGAAATTTCTGCAAAGACGGTAATTCAGGATATCGAAGGATTAACTCTTGCCAAGAATACCGCAGCAAGAAGACGAAGAGTTTCATTGTTCGAGGCAAAAGAACACATGAAGGGAAAAGATGAAGATAGAGGTATTGCTGTCATGACACACGCTGATTATCCGTTGCGAAGTCGCTCTCGATCGCTTCCAGTTAGAGTTGAGAAAGTGCGTTTTCCTAGTGGATTTTTGATGGATAGAATCCACAAAGTGATTCAAGAAGTGCTGGAGACAAAGCTGAACGGAAAAAAATACGAGACAAGCGAATGCGCCATACTTACGAAGCAAATTGTCAACATAATAAGGGACAAGATTTCCGCGCTCGATTTGAAAAAGTACAAGTTGGTTTGTACTTGTCTCATCACAAAGAGGATGAAGAATGCGCTCTCAATTCAAAGTGGCTGCGCTTGGGATGAAAGCGTAACAGCCTCTGATGAAGATGGTTTTGCAGAGTATATTTACAAGAGCGACGAATTGATCGCCGTAGCTTCAGTATACGGAATTCACGCAGAGAAAAGATTAGAGCGTGAGAAGTACAACAAAGCGATTAAGGGGCTTATTCACACCCCAATCCCTGAATAA
- the LOC141865465 gene encoding dynein light chain Tctex-type protein 2B-like: MEHQIHRLSTTDHKPPTSPAVSALHTAETEQRGRSSTNTSLHSSVQSYSPDKTERRKPSSTTNPFLHSPHNRKVSNSVSPRMEAFTDHGKRGAQTEVLPTYRMAPQTDRKFRPHAVKKIMDQAFEESLDGLKNYDSVKCRALTMQVCEDIKQRVKWLNYERCKLICLVHIGSLSGQGMQVASQCLWDQNVDNFASTTYRNGDVFAVALLFGVYKE, from the coding sequence ATGGAACACCAAATTCACCGCCTCAGTACCACAGACCACAAGCCGCCAACGTCGCCGGCAGTTTCCGCGCTACACACAGCTGAGACAGAGCAACGTGGAAGATCGTCCACTAACACTTCGCTACATTCAAGCGTTCAAAGCTATTCTCCTGATAAGACGGAGCGTAGAAAACCGTCTAGTACTACAAACCCGTTTCTGCACTCTCCCCATAATCGTAAAGTATCTAACAGCGTATCACCGAGAATGGAAGCCTTCACAGATCATGGAAAACGAGGCGCCCAAACCGAGGTTTTGCCTACGTATCGCATGGCGCCTCAAACCGATCGAAAATTTCGTCCGCATGCTGTAAAGAAAATTATGGATCAAGCATTTGAGGAGAGTTTAGACGGACTCAAAAACTACGATTCTGTTAAATGCCGTGCTTTAACCATGCAAGTTTGTGAAGACATCAAGCAAAGAGTCAAATGGTTGAATTATGAGCGGTGTAAGCTGATCTGTCTCGTACATATTGGATCTCTGAGTGGTCAAGGAATGCAGGTAGCGAGTCAGTGTTTGTGGGATCAAAACGTGGACAACTTTGCCTCAACCACGTACAGGAACGGTGACGTTTTTGCtgttgctttgctttttggAGTGTACAAAGAATAG